A genomic window from Syntrophus gentianae includes:
- the hypB gene encoding hydrogenase nickel incorporation protein HypB, with protein MKVAVVKNVLDANERIAQDNRALFDRKKIYVINLMSSPGAGKTSLVEKTIMALKDRYRIAVIEGDIQDTQDADRISALGIPAVQINTGGACHIDGNMIREALPSLELDGIDLLISENVGNLVCPAEFKIGENAKVMILSTPEGADKPAKYPLMFQESAVMIVNKMDLMPYVDFDLEKAKRTALAINPKLQIFEVSCKNGQGLDGWFNWLSGQIEAFRTP; from the coding sequence ATGAAGGTCGCCGTTGTTAAGAACGTTCTCGATGCCAATGAACGGATCGCCCAGGACAATCGGGCGCTCTTTGACAGGAAGAAGATTTATGTGATCAACCTCATGAGCTCGCCGGGGGCGGGAAAGACTTCCCTGGTGGAAAAGACCATTATGGCCCTGAAGGACCGTTACCGGATCGCCGTCATCGAGGGAGACATCCAGGACACCCAGGATGCCGACCGGATATCGGCCCTGGGAATCCCCGCGGTTCAGATCAACACGGGCGGCGCCTGCCACATTGACGGAAATATGATCCGGGAAGCCCTTCCCTCCCTTGAACTGGACGGCATCGATCTCCTCATCTCCGAAAACGTTGGAAATCTTGTCTGTCCCGCGGAGTTCAAAATCGGAGAAAACGCCAAGGTGATGATCCTGAGCACCCCCGAAGGGGCCGACAAACCCGCCAAATATCCCCTGATGTTCCAGGAATCGGCTGTGATGATCGTCAACAAGATGGACCTGATGCCCTATGTGGATTTCGACCTGGAGAAGGCCAAGCGAACCGCCCTGGCCATCAACCCCAAGCTCCAGATCTTCGAGGTCTCCTGCAAAAACGGGCAAGGACTGGATGGCTGGTTCAACTGGCTCTCCGGTCAGATCGAGGCCTTTCGCACCCCATGA
- a CDS encoding HypC/HybG/HupF family hydrogenase formation chaperone, translating into MCIAFPGKILSIDENNFAVIDISGTKREACLDLVDEPVAVGDYVICHAGYAIHRIDEEVARENLAFLKELIKHEIY; encoded by the coding sequence ATGTGCATCGCTTTTCCCGGCAAGATTCTGAGCATCGATGAAAACAACTTCGCCGTGATTGACATCAGCGGCACGAAGCGTGAGGCCTGCCTGGATCTCGTGGATGAACCCGTCGCCGTGGGCGATTATGTCATCTGTCACGCCGGATACGCCATCCACCGGATTGACGAAGAAGTGGCCCGGGAAAATCTCGCTTTTCTGAAAGAACTCATCAAGCATGAGATTTATTGA
- the hypD gene encoding hydrogenase formation protein HypD, translated as MRFIDEYRDPELVRKLLDAVHALAAKIGRPITLMEICGTHTHAIGRFGIRRLLPENIRLISGPGCPVCVTSISDVDRALYLAERPNVLFATFGDMLRVPGTGGRSLQQMRAAGADIRIVSSALDALSLAEANPAREILFLGIGFETTAPTVASTLQSARRKGLTNFSVFSVHKTVSPAIQALLDDPELNIDGFLCPGHVSVITGTDAYRSIPAAGRSAVITGFEPVDIIDGILMSLQQIREGRYEVAIQYARGVSQEGNRRARESMAEVFEPDDATWRGLGLIPESGLSIRREYASMNALNRFPLPGIPSVEFEGCRCGDILRGVISPPECRLFRKACTPVNPIGPCMVSSEGTCSAYLKYEA; from the coding sequence ATGAGATTTATTGACGAATACCGGGACCCGGAACTCGTCCGGAAGCTGCTTGACGCCGTCCATGCCCTGGCTGCCAAAATCGGACGACCGATTACCCTCATGGAAATCTGCGGGACCCATACCCATGCCATCGGCCGCTTTGGAATCCGCAGACTGCTTCCCGAAAACATCCGCCTGATCTCCGGTCCCGGCTGCCCCGTTTGCGTCACGTCGATCTCCGATGTGGATCGGGCCCTTTATCTGGCGGAACGTCCGAATGTCCTCTTCGCTACTTTCGGGGATATGCTCCGCGTCCCCGGCACCGGAGGACGGAGCCTTCAGCAGATGCGCGCGGCAGGAGCCGATATCCGTATTGTCTCTTCGGCCCTGGACGCACTTTCCCTTGCCGAAGCCAATCCGGCGCGGGAGATCCTTTTTCTGGGAATCGGCTTTGAAACGACGGCGCCGACGGTGGCCTCAACACTCCAAAGCGCCCGGCGGAAAGGATTGACCAATTTTTCGGTCTTTTCCGTTCACAAGACCGTTTCCCCGGCGATCCAGGCCCTACTCGATGATCCCGAACTCAACATCGACGGGTTTCTCTGCCCCGGCCATGTCAGTGTCATCACCGGAACGGATGCCTACCGTTCCATCCCCGCAGCGGGACGCTCAGCCGTGATCACCGGTTTCGAACCCGTCGACATTATCGACGGCATACTCATGAGCCTGCAGCAGATCCGGGAAGGGCGTTATGAAGTCGCCATCCAGTATGCCCGGGGTGTTTCGCAGGAGGGCAATCGCCGGGCCCGGGAATCGATGGCGGAGGTCTTTGAACCGGACGATGCGACCTGGAGAGGGTTGGGCCTCATTCCGGAAAGCGGCCTGTCGATCCGCCGGGAATATGCGTCCATGAACGCCCTGAACAGATTCCCCCTGCCGGGAATCCCTTCGGTCGAATTTGAAGGGTGCCGCTGCGGCGATATCCTCCGGGGCGTGATTTCGCCCCCGGAATGCCGGCTTTTCCGTAAAGCCTGCACGCCGGTCAACCCCATCGGCCCGTGCATGGTCTCCAGTGAGGGAACCTGCTCGGCCTACCTCAAATATGAAGCCTGA
- a CDS encoding hydrogenase maturation nickel metallochaperone HypA/HybF, whose amino-acid sequence MHELSLVASILDIIEDYAVREGFDQVKSLRLSCGKLSSVVPQCLQFAFEVQSKDTRAEGAVLRLDIQPVIIHCLACDKDFEVDHFETSCPECGGQEVLLTGGTEELQLIELDVD is encoded by the coding sequence TGGACATTATCGAAGACTATGCGGTTCGAGAGGGTTTCGACCAGGTCAAATCTCTGCGGCTGTCCTGCGGAAAGCTCTCCAGTGTGGTCCCCCAATGCCTGCAGTTCGCCTTTGAGGTACAATCAAAGGACACCCGGGCGGAAGGGGCCGTTCTTCGCCTTGACATCCAGCCGGTTATCATCCATTGTTTAGCTTGCGACAAAGATTTCGAGGTGGACCATTTCGAGACCTCCTGTCCGGAATGCGGCGGGCAAGAGGTGCTCCTTACCGGAGGGACGGAAGAACTGCAGCTTATTGAGCTGGACGTGGATTGA